The genomic window CCTCAAGAAATATGACATCGACACAAACTCGAtcggccgcctcgaggtCGGCACCGAGACGATCCTCGACAAGTCCAAGTCTGTCAAGTCGGTGTTGATGCAGCTTTTCGGTGACAATACCAACATCGAGGGTGTCGACACGGTGAATGCATGCTATGGCGGCACCAACGCCGTCTTCAACGCGGTCAACTGGATCGAGTCTTCGGCGTGGGATGGCCGTGATGCGATCGTCGTTGCCGGCGACATCGCGCTCTACGCCAAGGGTAATGCCCGGCCcacgggcggcgccggcgccgtcgccatgcTGATTGGCCCCGACGCGCCGATCGTCTTCGAGCCTGGCCTTCGCGGCACCTACATGCAGCACGCCTACGACTTCTACAAGCCCGACCTCACGAGCGAGTATCCTTACGTCGACGGCCACTTCTCCCTCACCTGCTACACCAAGGCGCTTGATGCCGCCTACCGGGCCTACTGCAAGCGCGAGAGGCAGTTCGCCAACGGTGTCAACGGTGTCAACGGCCACGTGAATGGCAGCGAGAGCGCTTCCCCCAAGACCCCGCTGGACCGCTTCGACTATCTCTCCTTCCACGCTCCGAATTGCAAGCTTGTGGCCAAGTCCTACGGCCGTCTTCTGTACCACGATTACCTCGCGGACCCTGAGAACAAGGCCTTCGCTGAGGTTCCCGCCGAGTTCCGCGACATGGACTACGAGAAGTCCCTGCTCGACAAGACGGTCGAGAAAGTGTTCATGGGCCTCACCAAGAAACGCTTCCAGGAGCGCGTCGCCCCGGGCACCCAGGTGGCGACCAATGTCGGCAACATGTACTGTGCTAGCCTCTGGGGTGGTCTGGCCGGCTTGATCTCGAACGTCGACGATGCGACCCTGCAGGGCAAGAGGATAGCCATGTTCAGCTACGGCTCCGGTCTTGCCGCCAGCTTCTTCTCACTCCGCGTCAACGGCAGCACCGAGAAGATGCGTCAGATCCTCGATATCTCCAACAagctcgccgcccggcgcggGGTGCCCCCGGAGACGTACGATGCTGTAAGTTGGCGCCGCAACACACAGATCTCTTACCGCTTGCTTGGTTGGCTGTTAACAAGTTTGCTCCAGATGTGCGACCTCCGCAAGAAGGCCCACCTCCAGAAGGACTACACCCCCCAGGGTGACGTCTCCACCATTGCCCCTGGCACCTACTACCTCGTCAAGGTCGACGATATGTTCAAGCGGGTGTACGCCATCAAGGAGTAAAAGATGGAAAATATATCCAGTTGTCCAACGACACATGAGATGATCCAGCACTGCGTTTCTTCTTCCTTCGATTCTGAAGCTTAATAATAGAGGACACGGATGCACGCATTCTTCGGCACTCCAAAAATCGCAACTGCTTCGTCCGGCGCAACGATGGATGACACACTGGGTGCGGGTTGCATGGCAATTCTTCCTGTTAGTCTTGCCTGCTTCCATTGACTCGGCACTTTCATGGTTGAAGGAAGAGGGG from Thermothielavioides terrestris NRRL 8126 chromosome 1, complete sequence includes these protein-coding regions:
- a CDS encoding hydroxymethylglutaryl-CoA synthase (orthologue of Saccharomyces cerevisiae HMG-CoA synthase (Erg13)) codes for the protein MASRPQNIGIKAIEIYFPSQYVEQSELEKFDGVSTGKYTIGLGQTKMSFCDDREDIYSFSLTVVSKLLKKYDIDTNSIGRLEVGTETILDKSKSVKSVLMQLFGDNTNIEGVDTVNACYGGTNAVFNAVNWIESSAWDGRDAIVVAGDIALYAKGNARPTGGAGAVAMLIGPDAPIVFEPGLRGTYMQHAYDFYKPDLTSEYPYVDGHFSLTCYTKALDAAYRAYCKRERQFANGVNGVNGHVNGSESASPKTPLDRFDYLSFHAPNCKLVAKSYGRLLYHDYLADPENKAFAEVPAEFRDMDYEKSLLDKTVEKVFMGLTKKRFQERVAPGTQVATNVGNMYCASLWGGLAGLISNVDDATLQGKRIAMFSYGSGLAASFFSLRVNGSTEKMRQILDISNKLAARRGVPPETYDAMCDLRKKAHLQKDYTPQGDVSTIAPGTYYLVKVDDMFKRVYAIKE